From Pontibacillus yanchengensis:
GGATTGTAAAATTCGGGAGACTTGCAAGAGCAATATTGTGGGCTCTAGAGATACCTGTCTCGAGCATACCTCCACACCAAACGGGGATATTATGCTCCGCACAAAGATTGTGAATGTTTATAGCTTCTGTTAAGCCACCTACTCTACCAATTTTAATATTCATCACCGTACAACTTTCCAACTGAATGGCTTGATAAGCATCATGATAGCTCGTAATACTCTCATCTAAACAAATTGGAGTCTTCATTTGCTTTTGGAGTTGTTGATGCAAATAAAAATCGCCTGCTTGAAAGGGTTGCTCCATCATCATTAAACCGAGATCATCTAACGACTTTAAATGGTCAAAATCATCTTTGTTGTAAGCTCCATTTCCATCAAACATTAATAGATGAGGTGGCACTATCGTACGTGCCACTTCTAAACGCTCTCGTTCCTTCCCTTTTTCAACCTTCAACTTAAACCTACGATACCCGGCCTCTTTGTATTGAGGAAGGAGAGCTTGTAAATCATCTTGTAAACCAAGTACTACACCTACCTCAACTTTCTCCTTATGTCCACCTATTAAATCAAATAGAGGTTTTTGCATTATTTTGGCATATACATCCCATACCGCTGTTTCAATTGCGGCTTTTGCCATTTGATTACCTTGAAAACCTGATAAAAGCCTAGCAACATCTTGCGGGTGTTCAATTGATTGCTCTCTTAAAAAAGGAAGAAACTGTTGAGTCAGAATATCCCAAGAAGATTGGACCGTTTCACCAGTATAAAAAGGAGTGGAAAAGGCTACTCCTTCTCCCCATCCACTTATCCCCTGGTTAACCTTTACCTCTACAAGAATCCCTTCCCTTTTGCTCACCTTACCAAGATGGGTTTTAAATGGCGATACGAGGTCCATGTCATAACGGTGTAATGTGACGTTTGTTAGCTTCATTCCATTTCTCCCCTTTGCTTCAACCACTTCGCCAAATCTCTTCGGAGTAATTTGTTTGAAGCATTTCGAGGTAGATGGTCTTCAAAATAAATCATTTTTGGAATTTTATATTTAGCAAGTGAACGTGCACAATAGGATAGAATCTCTTCGGTAGATAAGGATACCCCCTCATGGAAAACAACGAATGCAACCGGGACTTCACCCCAACGATCATCTTCTTGACCAATTACACCTACTTCTTTAATACTATCTAATCCAGCTAAAACTTCTTCAATCTCAGCAGGATATATATTTTCACCACCGGAAATAATCAAGTCTTTACGGCGATCTACAACATACAAAAAGCCTTCGTCATCTACATAACCTAGATCCCCAGTATACAGCCATTCATCTTTTATTGTGTACTCATTTGTTTCAGGACGTTTATAGTAGCCACTTGTCACCATAGGGCCTTTCACAACAATTTCTCCAATGGATTGGTCTTTCGTGTTTTGTTGGTCGTTAATAATATTCAGTTGCGCTGGAAATAAGGGTTTTCCTGCAGAACCAATTTTCCGCAATGCATCCTGGGCACTTAAGGTAACAATTTGCGAGGAAGTTTCCGTCATCCCATACGTTTGAATGACAGGAACATGCTTAGAGGCTGCTTCTTCTAATAATGGTTTCGGTGCAGGACCTCCTCCTAAAAGCATACAACGAAAGCTCGTTGGATACGTTTCCCCAGCATCTAATTGTGATAATAGTCGTTTGAGCATAACAGAAACAACCGAAACAATTGTGACACCTTTTTCCATAATTGCCTTATGTATTTCTTGTTCATCGAATGATGTAAGGAGAGTAATTGGCATGCCGTAAATGACATTTTTAAATAAAAGCGATAAGCCACCTACATGAAATAAAGGAAGCGTTGCCAACCATTGGTCTTCTTCACTCAGACCGAGGTTTAAAGCAGAACTTACAGCACTCCACCAATGGTTTCCGTATGTAAGCATAACACCTTTAGGATTTCCTGTTGTTCCCGACGTATAAAGAATGGTATAAATATCATCTAGTCTTACCTCTTGCTGAGCTTTGAAAGGTGCTTCTAGCTGTTTTGATACATCTTTAAATGAGTGAACACGTATTGGCATCTCTTGACCAAGCGGTTCGATAATAGGTGATAGATTTTGTTCATATATAACCAACTCACACTTAGCATCTTCTAATTGAAAACGAATTTCCTTTTGTGTGAGACGAGTGTTTAAAAAAACAGCTACGGCACCTATATAAGAAATAGCATGAACAAACCGAACAAAATCTAAAGAATTATTGGCGTAAATGGCTACGTGACTTCCTTTTTTGACACCTAAAGAAGCTAATTTTCCCACCATACACATGGATTGCTTACGTAATTCTCTAAAGGTAATCGAGTTTTCTTGTGTATGAATGGCAACACGTTCTGGAGTTAATTCAACCCGCTTCTCTAACCAGTGCGGAATGGTTTCAGCATTCATGGGTACTCTACTCCTTTTTATTTTGGTTCCTATAGGATACCCTATAGGACTGTGACTAACCTATCAATAAGACAGAAAACCCTTGCCCGGAATGGGGCAAGGGTATAAAAAGAATTAAGGAAATCTCGGGAATTGCTTAAAGTCAGGCTTACGTTTTTCTTTGAATGCATCGCGACCTTCTTTTGCTTCATCAGTAGTGTAATAAAGTAGCGTAGCATCTCCCCCCATTTGTTGAAGACCAGCTAAACCATCTGTATCAGCATTGAAGGATGCTTTCAAGAAACGTAATGCAGTTGGTGATTTTTCTAGCATTTCTTGGCACCATTGAACCGTTTCTGCCTCTAATTGATCAACAGGAACGACTGTATTGACAAGACCCATGTCCTCCGCTTCTTTAGCAGAATATTGACGACATAGGTACCAAATTTCACGGGCTTTTTTATGACCAACAATACGGGCAAGCAATCCTGCACCATATCCAGCATCAAAGCTTCCTACCTTAGGACCTGTTTGACCAAATATAGCATTGTCAGCAGCAATGGTTAAGTCACATACGATATGTAAAACATGTCCACCACCAATGGCATATCCTGACACCATGGCTACAACTGGTTTTGGTATTACGCGAATTAAGCGTTGTAAATCTAGAACGTTTAGACGTGGAATTTCGTCTTCTCCTACATAACCACCATGGCCACGTACTTTTTGGTCTCCTCCAGCACAGAAAGCATCGTCTCCAGCACCCGCTAAGACAATAGCGCCAATTTTGGAGTCATCGCGCGCATATGCAAATGCATCCAACAATTCTTTAACCGTTGTTGGGCGAAATGCATTTCGTACCTCTGGGCGATTAATTGTGATTTTTGCAATACCGTCATATGTCTGATATAAAATATCTTCATAATGACGTTCATTAATCCATTCTACTGTCATAATTAATTCCTCCTCACCTAATTTTACACTTTAAAACGCTTTCATTACTCCTCACTTGGAAAAATGAATTCAGTTACTATTTTACCAAAAAATTTCGGTTGTTCCACATGTATTGCATGTCCAGCATTCAAAACTTTTATATGACGCGCTTTTTGAAATGCTTTTTCCATGTTTTGAGCAATTGACGTAAACTTTTCATCTAACTCTCCTGATAGTAGTAGAACCTCTCCAGAAAAGGTGGAGAGGTAGTCCCACCATGAAGGTTGAATCCCCGTCCCCATTCCTCTAAGGGAAGCTGCTAATCCTTCTGCAGTATGAGATAAACGTTCCTCTCTAATTGCTTGCTTCACTTCTGCAGATAAAGTTTGCTGAGAGGAGAACATCGGTAGTTCTTGCCAACGATTAATGAACGCCTTTACACCATAACGCTCTATTTCAACTGCCAAACTCTCATCTTTCGTTTGCCTTGTAAGCTGCTCTCGAGCTGCTTCCAAACCTGGGCTTGCACTTTCAAGAATTAAACGCTCCACCCGCCGTGGATAATTCATTGCAAAAGAAAGGGCCGTTCGTCCTCCCATGGAATAACCTAATACATCCAGGCGCTCCATCCCTAATTCCTGTAGTAGATGGTCAATATCCTTACAAACAGACTCCATCGTAAAATGTGTATTACCATCCGTCTTACCGTGCCCTGGTAAGTCCATTGTAATGATTGTAAGTTGATCATTCCAATCGTTTACAAAGTTATCCCATGTATGATGGGTTCCTGTGAATCCGTGCAACAACAGGATTGGAGGACCATGACCATGCTGTTCTACCCAATAATGGGTACCATTTATTGTGATATACAATTTCTAAGTCCTCCTATACACCTCGTAATGATTCTTCGATTCGTTTCCATTTATCCCGATGCCACTGTGCATTTTCATCCCGATTAGTTATGACTTCCATAACGTGCAAATCGTTGGCAGAAAAACTCGTGGTCACAGCATCTCGAAATTGTTCCCATGTCTCCACTCTAGTAAAACTTCCGTTATACATTTCAACAGCTTTTTGAAAATCAAGCTGTAAAGGTGTGCCAAACAAGGGCTCGAAATGATTTGGATGATTTGCTTGCGGAAGAAACGAGAAAATACCTCCGCCCTCATTATTAATGACAATAATTCGGACATCAATTCCATATTGCTTGGCCATCAATAAGCCATTCAAATCATGGTAGAAGGATAAATCGCCTAGAATCAATGTTACTGATTCACCATGAGCAGCAGCACCTAATGCACTTGAAACCATCCCATCAATCCCATTTGCACCACGATTGGCTAACACTCTTATATGCTTAGGTGTAGTCATGAAGAAAGTATCTAAGTCGCGAACTGGCATGCTATTTCCAATATAAATGGAACTTTTCTCCGGAAGCAACTCTGTTAACTCTGTAATGACGTGTCCTTCCGATAGTGATCCAACCCCTTTGTCCTCTATCAAGCACTTTTTTGTAATGCTATTGGCTTCTCGCCAGTTATCAAGCCAGGATTTATCATACATCCACGTCCCAACTTCTTGAAGCCATTGCTTACAAAAAGTCGTTCCATCAGCATAAATCATTCTCGTATGATTATTAGTCGGTTCCCGGTGACCTTCAAAATCTTCCACAACGTACTGAACGATGTCAGGGTGATTCTCAATTAGTAATTTATATGGCTTTGAAACAGGCATAGCTCCAAAGCGAATAATAAAGTCAGGCTTAAACCTTTCACGAGTTTCTTCGCTTTTTAACATCGCGTCATAACATTCGATCACATGGTCTTTCTCATGTTCTCCAGCTCGCACCTGAGATAGAGGATCTGCTAGTAATGGTAGTTGCAGATGTTTCGCTAGTGACGTGACGGCTTCAGCCAAATCCCGGTCTTCTTGGGGGCCACATACCAATAACCCCCGCTCAAGTCCAACAATTTCTTCTTTAATCTTCTCGATTTGCCTTGTATCAAGCATTCGTTTACCGCTTGTTACAGGATGATAACTTTCCTGTCGATCATTCCCCCAAACATCTTCCATAGAGAAGTCTGGTACAAGTGGTTCTCGGAAAGGAAAATTCAAATGCACAGGCCCTGCATTACCGTCTAAGGATTGATGTAACGCCCTTGCGCCAATACTCCGAACATACCGTAACATCGTATCGCTATCTTCTGGCATTGCCACTTCCTGAAACCATTTCACATACCGACTATACATGTGAATCTGATCAATCGATTGGGGAGCGCCAACATCACGAAGTTCATGTGGTCGGTCAGCAGTTAAAATAACCAACGGGACCCTGCTATAGAAAGCTTCAACAATAGCAGGATAATAATTCGCTGCAGCTGTGCCCGATGTGCATACAAGGGCAACTGGCTTTTGTTGTTGTTTAGCCATCCCAAGTGCAAAAAAAGCTGCTGAACGTTCGTCCATATGAACCCAATGTTTGATGCTTTCATGCTCAGCAATCATCATGGATAAAGGGGTTGAACGTGAACCAGGAGAGATGACTATGTCCGTCATCCCTCCTTTAGCTAATTCATCTATAAAGTTTCCAACAAACTTTGTTAATTCAGACGTGTGTGTCATTCATATCCTCCTAGAGCATGAAGCATTGGTAGAAATTTTATAGCCGTTTCTTCGTATTCCGCTTGAGGATGAGAATCTTCCACAACACCACATCCAGAAAAAAGAACTGCTTGATTATTACTAATAAGGGCAGAACGAATCGCTACTGCAAATTCCCCATTATCTCGTGCATCGAACCATCCGATTGGAGAAGCATACCAACCTCTATGGAAGGGTTCTTTCTCACGTATGAATTCGATAGACTCTTTAATGGGATATCCCCCTAATGCTGGAGTTGGATGAAGCTGCTTGACGACATCTAAAATTGTGTAGCCATTATACAACTTTCCTCTCACAGGGGTGTATAAATGCTGCAAATTACGTAATGGATATAACACAGGATGCTCTGGTACATCTACATCATGACAGCACGTTTCCACTGCGGTCTTAATCATATTCACGACAAATTCATGCTCTTGGAGATTCTTATCATCATGCAATAATTGCTCTCCAAAGTAGCGATCTTCTTCAACAGTCTTCCCCCTTGCAATTGTGCCTGCTAAACACGTAGAGAGAAGTTCTTGATCTTCTAGCTTCACCAATCGCTCAGGTGTAGCCCCAACAAAGCAAGAATCGCCACGTTCATAAGCAAATACATAGCTTTGATGCTGTTGCTCCTGCAACGTGTTTAACAACGACGCTATATTTATATCAGAAGAAAATGTTGCAATCATTTCCCTAGCTAAAACGACTTTCCCTAACTTCCCTGCTTTTATTTCCTCTGTTGTGTCTTTAACAATTCGTTTCCATTCTTCAGGTGCCACTTCTTCTTGTTGGATTAACTGTGGTTCTGGATTCTGCTTGAACTCTTTTCCGAGGAGTTTTGTACACTGGTCTACTAGTTCCTGATAAAATAAGGCCGTAGAATCCTCAGGAGACAAAAGCGCGTTAATGGTAATAAAATACTTCGTTCCAGATTTGGTTAACAAGAACCTTGGAACCATTGTAGAACTATTTGGAAATTCACTCCATGTAACCGAAGATTGTTTATAAGGATCAAATGCAAAACCCCCAAATGCAACAGGTCCTGTTCCTGAAGCATTCGTGACGTTATCTATTTCAGCATGATTGATTAAGTCAACCCATTGCTCTTCAGTAATTTGAAATCCTTCTTCATCCGATTCTATCTTAACCGCTTCCCCAATACCTGCCAGGGTAAAAGAACGATCAGCACTTGACCAATAGAACCTTTCTCCCTTAAATGTGCTACCTGCTTGATAAAATGCCAGAGGATTTATTTCCTCTAGTTCAGTGGTAACACTTACTAATTTACTTGAATGTAAAGAATCTATTGTAGCTATTGAGCGGTATAGTTTTTCATATAATGTTGAAGTTGTTTGAATCAAAATATTGCCCTCCAATCAACCAGGGACTAGCTTAGCTATTATGCAACACGACAATGATAATTATATCGAAAAATAAACGAAATTCCCAAAATCCCATCTTTATTGTATTCTCTTTTGTAGTTTGACTCAAGAAATGCTTATATTTCCCTGTATTATAAAGGGAATAGGGAATTGACAGGGTCGTCTAGTTTGCCTAAACTTAATTAGGGGCAAATATAAACTAATTGTCCTATTCCTAAGGGAGAGAAACGTATGCAAAGCATGAAAAAACAAGATATACAAACTGCTTTAAATGAACGTAAAGGTTGGCAAGTCTGGTGGCGACTCTTAAGACCTCATACCTTAACGGCAGCGTTCGTCCCAGTATTTATCGGAACAATGCTTGCTAGCTTACAAGAACCTATCCATATAGGATTGTTTCTAGCCATGCTATTCGCTTCTATATTAATACAAGCTGCAACGAATATGTTTAACGAATACTATGATTATGTTCGCGGTTTAGATACCGAACATTCGATTGGTATTGGTGGTGCAATCGTTCGTGATGGGATACCTGCTAAGAAAGTTTTGGCATTAGCGGTAAGCTTTTTCGGTATTGCTATGCTTCTGGGAGTCTATATTTGTATCGCGACAAGTTGGTGGATTGCACTAATTGGACTCATATCAATGGCATTTGGCTATCTATATACTGGCGGACCTTATCCTATTGCTTATACCCCATTTGGTGAAATGATATCAGGATTTTTTATGGGAACTGTTATTATTGGCATTAGCTATTATATTCAGACGTTATATCTTACTAGCGATGTGATTATCATATCCATTCCAGTAGCAATCCTGATTGGTGCTATACTATTAGCGAACAACATACGTGACCTTGAAGGTGATAAGGAAAACGGCCGTAAAACATTAGCCATTCTATTTGGACATAAGGGTGCTGTCACCTTTTTAGGCATATTATTTAGTTCAGCCTACCTACTAATTGTCATTTATATTATATCAGGTTTGCTTCCTATATGGTCGTTAATTGTATTCTTAAGCATCCCAAAACCAAAGAAAGCTGTTCAAGGCTTTTCAAACAAAACGTCACCATTAGAAATGCTTCCAGCAATGAAATTCACAGCACAAACCAATACGATTTTTGGAATTCTACTCGGGATTTCCCTTTTATTACAATTACTAATACCCGTTACCTTATAAAGACAAGCCTATTGTGCTTGTCTTTTTTTTCAAAAGGACAGAAGGGTTAACTTTTGGCTCTTACATATCCAGCTACTGCGCCTAGCGACTAGCAAACTTTCTGCTCCTCCTTACAACAGGTAAATATCGGATTGCTTTGCATATATAATGTAAGATGGCTCAACATAGATGCTTGAAGCCGGACTAAAGAATATAAGGTCACAGCATCTCTGGAGCGACTTTCCGTGTTTTCCGAGCGAGAATCGCAAAACAGGAGCGACATTTGAAAATTAGAAGCGACCACCACAAAACGAGCAGGCCACAAACTGGCGTACCATGTCTTCATGGGATGTACCGGTGTCGATTAATGGTCGCTTGCACCTTTCTTTATAAACTACTGGAAGGATTTTTCATATAGTAACTTGAATACATACCCAATACTGATGTTTTGTACTTCGTTAAAAAGGAAATATTTTAGAAAGGAAGATGAACTAATGGAAATGGATTACAAAAATACAATGCTAGGAGCTCTTGGAATGGAAGAAGTAACTCTAACCAAGGACCGTGTTGTACTTTCTATGCCTGTGGATGAACGAACTCACCAGCCACTCGGTTTTTTGCATGGCGGGGCCAGTGTCGCACTAGCTGAAACAGCGGCAAGTATTGGTTCCATTCTCCACGTGGACATGGAACAGTATAATGTATTTGGTATTGAGATCAATGCCAACCACATCAAAAGTAAACGCAGTGGCCTTGTTTATGGAGTTGCAACACCTACACACATTGGTAAAAGTACAATGGTTTGGGAAATCAACATTGTCGATGAAAGTGACGCATTAATTTGCGTTTCCCGTTGTACAGTAGGTGTCGTTCCAAAATAGAAGCTCCTCTACTTGAAAGGAGCCCAGTCATGTTAACGAATGAACAAATACAAGACCTTAAAAACAGACTATACAACATGAAACAAGAGGCTGAAAAAGAACTCGATAACCATAAAGGATACGAAAGCTCAGAGGGTGGACCAGAAAGCTCAGTTGGTGAACTATCAGAAGTCGATAATCACCCAGGTGATGTAGGAACAGAAAACTTTGAACAAAGTAAGGATTACACCCTCAATATTCATGCACGAGAACAGTTGGAGGAAATTAATGCTGCAATAGAGCGTATTGAAAATGGAAAATACGGATACTCAGAGAAGTCTGGTAAACCAATTCCTTTCGAACGTCTACAAGCGATGCCTACAGCACGCTACCTTGTAGAAGAGGAAGAAAACGCGTAAAGAAAAGATTTGGCACCCCCGTATAGCGACGTCTATGCTGCGGCAGCGGCTTCGTTGTTATATATTCTTCCTTTAAAAAGAGGGAATAAAAGTGCGATAATTAATCATGGCATGGTGAAAAGAACTACCTCTTATCACCATGCTTTTTAGTTTCCCCTTACACGCTTATATACTTTATAAGATTCCATTATTTCGCATCCATTCCAAATAAATGTATTAACCATAGGCTTATTATGAACACTAGTCGCTCCAATATAATACCTGGCTTGAAAGTCTTGTTGCAATATTCCCAATGCTCTTTGATGTAGTTTTCGACTCTTGCCTTTTCCTCTCTCAGATGGAATGAGCCCAAAATAAAACAATCTCCCTTCATTCATTGTTCCAGGCTCAATATGAGGCATAACAATCCCAATTATCTTTTCTTGCTCATATGCAAGAAGACAAGAATGCTTATATGCCTCCCCCAACTCTTTTTTAACACCCATCATTTGCTCATTCATATGTAAAGAAGAAGGTGCATTAAGAGAACCAGACATTACTTCTAGCCAAGTTTCTTTAAAGGTATCTAAGGATACATGGTGTAATGATGACAAAGTTATTGCTGAATCGAAAGTTATTTCTTCGTTCTGTAATTTCTTCTGTACAAAGAGAGTTTCATCATGGAAATAGAACCCTCTTTGTATTAAAGATTGCTCTACCTGTTCTGGAAAATTGCTATGTACCAGAACGGTTATATTTTTATATTGGTTAAGGAGTTTCTCGGATAATTCATGCTTGACCAACTGCATCATTTCATCTGTGGACAGAACATTTGTATCCTCAATCGTTAGGTATGCATCAGCTTCTATGACTTTAATTTTATCCATAGCTCTCATTTTAAACACTTCCCATTACATTGTCTTATAAAGGGTAATAGTAGGGACCTCCACACTCTGTTTCACTTGCTCATCAAATGTTTGCAACTGACGAATAAGGCTCGGTCGATCAAAAGGAAATCCCTCCACTTGATTCAATTGCAACATCAACTTACTATATAATTTTTGATACCCAGCCCACTTTTCCTTCTCAGCCTGCTCCAACAAAGCCGATAATGTAGCCAAACACTTCGCGACATCCCGATGCTCCCCCTCTAATAGCATCTCTCGACTAATGTGATGGCACTGTACATAATCCTTTTTTTGATTGAACATTTCAGCATAGGCAACTATTTTTTCTTCATAGTGCATAAACACTCCCCCTCACTTGTTCGCCTTTTCTTTACCTTTTTATAATTTTAAACTTATCTTCTCAATGATAAATATAGACAATGGAAAGGCTCATGCGCCTTGACCAAAGCCTGGTCATGTTGCATTTTGCTACAGAGCATAATCAACTATTTTCTCTCTCTTTTACTTTCCGTTGTAGATAACCTTGGGTTAAAAATAACGCTATCATAGGGAGAAGTAAATAAGATACATATTTACCTTCAAAATTCAACGCCAACACTAATACTGCTATCGCAAAAATGTAATATACTACTTTTATTAAAGTTATCATTTTTTCAAGATTGATAAACTCAACTAATAACAAATATTGGTTATTAGTTTATCAAATACAAACATCCTTAAATAGAGTAATTTCCCTTAAAAAACCCTAATCACCAAAAATGGCGATCAGAGTTTTTATGTTTACGATATTACTAAGGTGTTTTACTTCACCGTTTTAGCGCTCCCCTGTTCTTGTTACGTTTCGGGAGGGATAGGATTTGCTTAAAACCAAAAAGGAGTAAGCGCTGGAACGAGACCTGTAAGCGAATGAACTTATACTTTCTTTACGCATAAGAAAAGCCTGCGGCACAATGCCACAGGCTCTATCTACTTTTTATTAAGTGATTCATTACGTTACATTTACTCGCTTTTGTTCAAACCAAGGCTTCAGCTTCACAAACAGTGGTACAAATAAAATACCGACGAGGATTCCTTTGATCACATTAAACGGAATAATCCCCGCTGTGATGTAGCCTAGTTTAGTTCCTTCAAGTTCAAAACCCATCATCCATGAATATGCAGGTAGAATTACAAAGTAATTTAATACAGACATTCCAACAGCCATTACGATTGTTCCTGTCACTAGACCAGATACGACACTTTTTACACTCTTATATCTGTGATAAATCATAGATACAGGTAAAACTAACATCAGCCCTGCAAAGAAGTTTGCAGATGCTCCTATAGGGTCGCCACTTCCAAGTATAAAATGTAATAGATTCTTAATTCCCTCCACAATCACACCAGCGATTGGAGAGAATAATAGTGCAGCAAA
This genomic window contains:
- a CDS encoding ECF transporter S component, with product MQPSKGRSSKLLKLITLSLMSTISLLLMLLDFPLPLLPGFLKVDLSDVPALFAALLFSPIAGVIVEGIKNLLHFILGSGDPIGASANFFAGLMLVLPVSMIYHRYKSVKSVVSGLVTGTIVMAVGMSVLNYFVILPAYSWMMGFELEGTKLGYITAGIIPFNVIKGILVGILFVPLFVKLKPWFEQKRVNVT